The Terriglobia bacterium genomic sequence CCACTCCCGCGTCGGGACCGACGTCGGGTCAAACGCCCGCCCAACTCCGAGGGTCAGCAGAACGGCAAAGACCGCGCACGCTGTGGCCACCGCGAGGTCGCGCCTCACCGGAATCGGCGACCCGGTGGGGAGTTCGGCACCCGTGTCGGTCCGCCGCCAAGCACGGAGCGCAAGCGTCGCGGGTACGAGGGCGAGCAACCCGCCGAAAAGAACACAACTCAGTACTGCGCTCGGCCGGGGGCACACCGTGGCCATGCCGGTCCCGACCAGGATGGGTGGCAACCAAGCTATCGCGATGAGGATCGCGGTCTTGCTTCGGAGCGAATCGATGCGCAGGTGGATCTCAATCCCTGCGAGGATTGAGCGGAAATACCACAGACCGAGTAGGACGCAGTAGGCCCCGACGAGCATTATCGTCAAGCCTCGCGCGCCGTTCGACGTCCAGCCCAGGTCCTCCGTCACCACCCGATAGTCCGTGACGGCGCGCTCCCCACCCACGACGGCGGAGTACAGGATCCCCGCCGGCGTCCTGCCCAACAGGCAACCGATCCAGCACGAAAGCAATGGCGAGCCGCGAACCCGTCGGGATAGCAACCACGCTCCAACTACGAGGCTTCCCGCCAATAACTCCATTGACGTTCCCGCGGCGAACACGAACGTTCCAGCATAACGGGACGTTTCGATGAACGGGTTCGAGGTGTAGGTCGTTCCTCCGGTGCCACCGAGTCCGATGGCGATCCCCTGGACCACACCTCCCGTGAGCTTCGCCGCAAGCGCGTGTCCCGTCTCGTGCACGACGGCTCCGAAGGCAAGACCGGCATACCATGCTGCGAGCACGGTGAGGCCTGGGGCGACGAGGAAGCGCCAGGGGAGGATCGCGTCGCGCGACTCTTCGACGCCCGGCGCGTTCGAGGATGCGCCGTGCCTCGTCGCCTCTGACACGCTTCACCCCCCCCGCCCGGCCGCGGCCTTCAGCGCTAGCGCCGTCCGGCGGCAGGTCCTCGGCCCGTAGCACTCACGTCCCGTCCTGTCAGTCCTCGCTCCCCAGCCAGCGGTACGCACCCCCCGCCAGGGCCGCACCGACCAGCGGCGCGAGCCAGAAGAGCCAGAGCTGCTGTAGCGCCCAGCCCCCGACGAACACCGCCGGCCCCGTGCTGCGCGCGGGGTTGACGGAAGTGTTCGTGACCGGGATGCCGATCAGGTGGATCAGCGTCAGCCCGAGGCCGATGGCGATCGGCGCCAACCCCTTCGGCGCGCGCTCGTCCGTGGCCCCCAGGATGATGATCAGGAACATGAAGGTGAGCACCACCTCGGCGACGAGCGCGGCCGGGAGCGAGTAGCCCCCCGGCGAGTGCGCGCCGTAGCCGTTCGACGCCAGCCCGCCCGCGATGTCGAACCCCGCCTTCCCGCTCGCGATGAAGTAGAGCACGCCAGCTCCGGCGATCCCGCCGAGGACCTGTGCGATCACGTACGGGAGCAGATCCGAAGCCGGGAACCGGCCTCCCGCGAAGAGGCCCAGGGAGACCGCTGGGTTCAGGTGGCAGCCCGAGATGTGCCCGATGGCGAACGCCATCGTGAGGACGGTCAATCCGAACGCGAGCGCCACGCCGAGAAAGCCGATGCCGAGGTTCGGGTACGCCGCGGCCAGGACCGCACTGCCGCAGCCTCCGAAGACGAGCCAGAACGTGCCGACGAACTCCGCTCCCATTCGCTTTGTCATGTTCACGGGCCCTCCTCCGTGGGCGATGCTCGGTGGCCGAGCCGACCGACACACGCCGGGTAGGCGGATCATACCGGATTCATCCCCGGCGAGAGTTATTGCGGTACTCTTTCGGTCGGAACACCGGAGGCGCTTCCATGGACATCCGCACGACGGCAAGGCATCCGGCGCTTCTCAAGGCTCTCGCCGGCACGGTCGCCGCGATCGCCGCCTACGCTCTCCTCGGTTTCCTGGCGGCGCCGCCCCTCCTCAGGTCCGTCATGGTCCGGGAGCTCAAGGGGGCGCTCCACCGGACGGTGAGCATCGAGAAGGTGCGGGTGAACCCGTTCGTCCTCTCGGTCACGATCGACGGCCTGACGATCGCCGACCGCGACGGGGCGACGCCTTTCGCGTCGATCGAGGAGCTGTACGCGAATCTCCAGCTCGCCTCGCTGTTCCGTTGGGCTCCCGTCACGAGGGAGATCCTCGTCCGCGGCCCCAAGGTCGTGATCGTCCGCGACGAGGACCTGACGTACAACTTCTCCGACCTGCTCCGTGCCCCGGCGCACGCCTCGGCCACCCCTCCGAAGCCGCTCCGCTACTCGCTCAACAACATCCGGATCGAAGGCGGCAGCGTGGACTTCGACGACCGCCCGAAGAAGACCCGGCACGCCGTGCGGGACCTGGCCCTCGCGATCCCGTTCGTCTCGAACCTCCCCTACGCACTCGACGAGTACGTGCAGCCCTCGTTCGCGGCGAGGATCAACGGAACGGCGGTGACGCTCGCCGGGAAGACCAAGCCGTTCGCCGACACCCGCGAGACCGTGTTCGACGTGGACCTGGCCGATCTCGACATCCCCTATTACCTCGCGTACCTCCCCTTCGAGACTCGATCCAGGATCGTCTCGGGGCGGCTCGACGCGAAGGCCTCCCTCTCCTTCACGCAGCGCAAGGACGGAACGCCGGCACTCCTGATCTCGGGTCGGACGACCGCGAGGGACCTGGCGATCGTGGGCGAGGACGGGGCCGCGCTGGTGAAGTTTCCCCGCCTCGAAATCGTCCTGGCGTCGCTGGACGTGTTCGGGTCGAAGGCGCGGATCGAGAGCGTGAGGCTCGAGAACCCCGAGGTCGCCGTCCGGCTGGCGAAGGGAGGCGGCCTGAACCTGTCCGCCCTCGTGCCCTCGGGGGAGAGCAAGACCGTCTTCGCCGTCCTAGCGGACGAGATTCGGGTGACAGGGGGCAAGGTCGCGCTGGACGACGAGACGCCGGCCGAGCCCTTCCGCGCCCTTCTCGATCCCGTGGACGTGACGATCCGTCACTTCAGCACGGCGCCGGGGCGACCCGCGGCGGTGGACGTCTCGCTGAGAACCGACGCGGGAGAGTCCCTGACCCATTCCGGCAGCGTGACCCTCGACCCGCTCGCGGCCGAAGGGCAGGTCGGCATCAGAGGAGTTCCTCTCAAGCGCTACGCGCCTTACTACGCCGCCAGCACTCCGCTGGCGGTGGAGGACGGCGTCCTAGAAGCGTCGGCGCGTTACCGGTACTCGGCGGAAGGGTTCTCGGCCTCCGGACTCTCCCTCAAGCTCGACTCCCTGCGGCTGCGGGAGAAAGACAAGAAGGAGGACCTCGCCCGGATTCCGGAGATCTCGCTGACGGACGGCGCGGTGGACCTGGCGAAGCGCACGATCTCGATCGCCGAGCTTTCCACCGCGGGAGGCACGGTGTTCTTGAAGCGGGAGGCCGCCACGCCGGTCGCTCCGGCGCCCTCCGCAGCCGCCGCGCCCGCGTCGCCGGCCGCCGCCCCAGCCGACTGGACCGTGACCCTCGCGAGGCTCGGCGTCAACCGTTACACGGTGCGCTTCGAGGACCTGACGACTCCCCACCCGGTCGCCCTCGCAGCGGAGGGAATCTCGATCTCGGCGGACAGCGTCTCCACCGCGAAGGGAAGCCGCGGCAAGGCCTCGCTCCGCCTCCGGCTGAACCGGACCGGGACGCTCTCCGCCAGCGGCACGGTCGCGTTGAGCCCACTCTCGGCGAGCCTCGCCCTCGTGGCGAACGGCCTCGACCTCGTCCCGCTCCACCCGTACTTCGAGGACCGCATCCGGATCGAGCTGCGCGGGGGCACCGTCTCCGCGAAGGGGAAGCTCGAAGCCACGATGACGCCGGAAGGCGCGCTTCGGGTCGGGTACTCCGGGGAGGCCTC encodes the following:
- a CDS encoding DUF748 domain-containing protein codes for the protein MDIRTTARHPALLKALAGTVAAIAAYALLGFLAAPPLLRSVMVRELKGALHRTVSIEKVRVNPFVLSVTIDGLTIADRDGATPFASIEELYANLQLASLFRWAPVTREILVRGPKVVIVRDEDLTYNFSDLLRAPAHASATPPKPLRYSLNNIRIEGGSVDFDDRPKKTRHAVRDLALAIPFVSNLPYALDEYVQPSFAARINGTAVTLAGKTKPFADTRETVFDVDLADLDIPYYLAYLPFETRSRIVSGRLDAKASLSFTQRKDGTPALLISGRTTARDLAIVGEDGAALVKFPRLEIVLASLDVFGSKARIESVRLENPEVAVRLAKGGGLNLSALVPSGESKTVFAVLADEIRVTGGKVALDDETPAEPFRALLDPVDVTIRHFSTAPGRPAAVDVSLRTDAGESLTHSGSVTLDPLAAEGQVGIRGVPLKRYAPYYAASTPLAVEDGVLEASARYRYSAEGFSASGLSLKLDSLRLREKDKKEDLARIPEISLTDGAVDLAKRTISIAELSTAGGTVFLKREAATPVAPAPSAAAAPASPAAAPADWTVTLARLGVNRYTVRFEDLTTPHPVALAAEGISISADSVSTAKGSRGKASLRLRLNRTGTLSASGTVALSPLSASLALVANGLDLVPLHPYFEDRIRIELRGGTVSAKGKLEATMTPEGALRVGYSGEASVAKLATADTGSGEDFLNWDSLYLSGIEAATDPLKIRIAEVALTDFYSRVAIHPDGKLNLQRIVGSETTTPPVESGIDETDEAETAPGQPEEPPPPPSGSTPAAPLPIAIDKVTLQGGTINFSDHFIKPNYFANLTEVGGRISGLSSEASTTADVDLKGRLDHQAPLEITGKINPLRGSLYADVKAAVHDIEMSPFTPYSGKFAGYAIEKGKFSMDVQYHVENGKLDASNKLFLDQFTFGEKVDSPDATSLPVRLAVSLLKDRNGEIHLDLPVKGSLNDPKFSVWRIVLKIIRNVLVKAATSPFALLRALAGGAEELSYVEFADGRSTLDAPAKSKLESLEKALYDHPALKLEITGHVDPEKDREGLRRLLFDRKVKAQKAADLLKKGAAPVPVDDVAISPEEYPAYLTRAYKKERFPKPRNFLGIAKELPVPEMEKLMLTHVEVGDGELRQLAMQRAQAAKDALLAPGRVEAERVFLVEPKTLPPEKKAKLGNGRVDFVIR
- the aqpZ gene encoding aquaporin Z — translated: MNMTKRMGAEFVGTFWLVFGGCGSAVLAAAYPNLGIGFLGVALAFGLTVLTMAFAIGHISGCHLNPAVSLGLFAGGRFPASDLLPYVIAQVLGGIAGAGVLYFIASGKAGFDIAGGLASNGYGAHSPGGYSLPAALVAEVVLTFMFLIIILGATDERAPKGLAPIAIGLGLTLIHLIGIPVTNTSVNPARSTGPAVFVGGWALQQLWLFWLAPLVGAALAGGAYRWLGSED
- a CDS encoding M50 family metallopeptidase is translated as MSEATRHGASSNAPGVEESRDAILPWRFLVAPGLTVLAAWYAGLAFGAVVHETGHALAAKLTGGVVQGIAIGLGGTGGTTYTSNPFIETSRYAGTFVFAAGTSMELLAGSLVVGAWLLSRRVRGSPLLSCWIGCLLGRTPAGILYSAVVGGERAVTDYRVVTEDLGWTSNGARGLTIMLVGAYCVLLGLWYFRSILAGIEIHLRIDSLRSKTAILIAIAWLPPILVGTGMATVCPRPSAVLSCVLFGGLLALVPATLALRAWRRTDTGAELPTGSPIPVRRDLAVATACAVFAVLLTLGVGRAFDPTSVPTREWIAASAERSPNDARALRLAAFWSTQIHDGDGATKYLERARRVAPDDAGTLFDLGRRYRLTGRFEEAVLLLTRAESLRPDLEAIPADLASTYERLRRPRVAAAAWRRSAEDSRRRSPSSESVERYVRMVTDRAERLETFAAHEGDKSFPQLDPAPAETSSGSDAGESRK